One Natator depressus isolate rNatDep1 chromosome 6, rNatDep2.hap1, whole genome shotgun sequence DNA window includes the following coding sequences:
- the LOC141988944 gene encoding uncharacterized protein LOC141988944, with the protein MHWPGRQEKARKLLNFNFLFAWSPAACHGGQSSSAEVTMMESQNRKRAAAWTEREVRVVIAVWGEESVLSELRSSFRNAKTFVKISQGMKDRGHNRDPKQCRVKLKELRKAYQKTREANGRSGSEPQTCRFYDELHAILGGSATTTPAVLFDSFNGDGGNTEAGFGDEEDDDDEVVDSSQQASGETGFPDSQELFLTLDLEPVPPEPTQGCLPDLPGGEGTSAACVSRITGSSPF; encoded by the exons atgcactggccaggtagacaggaaaaggcccgcaaacttttgaatttcaatttcctgtttgcatggtcacctgcagcttgccacggcggccagagctcatcagcagaggtgaccatgatggagtcccaaaATCGCAAAAGAGCtgcagcatggaccgaacgggaggtacgggttgtgatcgctgtatggggagaggaatccgtgctatcagaactccgttccagttttcgaaatgccaaaacatttgtcaaaatctcccagggcatgaaggacagaggccataacagggacccaaagcaatgccgcgtgaaacttaaggagctgaggaaagcctaccagaaaaccagagaggcaaacggccgctccgggtcagagccccaaacatgccgcttctatgatgagctgcatgccattttagggggttcagccaccactaccccagccgtgttgtttgactccttcaatggagatggaggcaacacagaagcaggttttggggacgaggaagatgatgatgatgaagttgtagatagctcacagcaagcaagcggagaaaccggttttcccgacagccaggaactgtttctcaccctggacctggagccagtacctcccgaacccacccaaggctgcctcccggacctgccaggcggagaagggacctctg ctgcatgtgtttcaaggatcacaggatcttctcctttttag